Proteins from one Romboutsia sp. CE17 genomic window:
- a CDS encoding FeoB-associated Cys-rich membrane protein — translation MINYIIGIGAFLVVAIVIKNFIKSTKSGGSCGCGCKTCPSKESCSTDKK, via the coding sequence TATAATTGGAATCGGAGCTTTTTTAGTAGTAGCAATAGTAATTAAAAATTTTATTAAGTCTACAAAAAGCGGAGGTAGTTGTGGATGTGGTTGTAAAACTTGTCCATCAAAAGAGAGTTGTAGTACAGATAAAAAATAA